Proteins from a genomic interval of Arachis hypogaea cultivar Tifrunner chromosome 10, arahy.Tifrunner.gnm2.J5K5, whole genome shotgun sequence:
- the LOC112717044 gene encoding protein argonaute 16, whose translation MEKMPGIAEADESPTSPSLPDSPWPPTSPSLPDSPWPPASPSELNVVADMETAQVPPTELSIIRKKGFGTTGKRIQLLANHFKVDVTDPDAIFFQYSVAITTEDKRTVEGKGIGRKLIDRLCQTFSSELGDKRFAYDGERTLYTVGPLPFDKFEFKVLLEESFAKHPGADNPGANGSPHEETKRSKHSFQSKAFIVEISFAVKIPLRFIALPLEEVESDTNYQDALRVLDIALRQQAANRGCLLVRQSFFQDDARNFSEIGGNLMAVRGFHSSFRPMLGGLSLNMDVSTTVVLKAGPVIEFLLYNQNVKETRYIDWAKAKKVLKNLRVHAKHRNQEFKVSGLSEKPCIQQLFSMKLRNDDDKNQGETINITVYEYFAKHHGLKLTSSAYLPCLDVGKPNRPIYLPLELCSLVSLQRYTKALSPIQKASLIEKSRQKPQDKIKTLTNAVGNNSYDHDPVLAACGIYVDKKLIEVEGRVLEPPKLKVGKNDDCFPNNGRWSFSKKTLLQPSHIDYWAVVNFSARCDTSYLSRELIKCGMSKGINIECPYTLIEEEPLMKKSSAVARVEKMFERLTSKLTREPKLILCVLPEKKHCEIYGPWKKKCLSDFGVVTQCICPLKITDQYLTNVLLKINSKLGGVNSLLAIEHSGHLPLIKDTPTMILGMDVSHGPPGQSNLPSIAAVAGSRCWPLISRYRASARTQSSKEEMIDALCKPVDEENDNGIIRELLLDFYESSDKCKPSQIIVFRDGVSESQFNQVLNVELNQIKKAYELLEAVIIPKFTVIVAQKNHHTKLFLANGPENVPPGTVVDTKITHPRNYDFYMCAHQGIHGTSKPVHYHVLLDEIGFSVDGLQNLIHSLSYVNQRSTIATSIVAPICYAHHAAAQMGQMLNFDDLSEKSSDVTSEGNIPIPELPRLHRNVKSTMFFC comes from the exons TGTTACTGATCCAGATGCAATATTTTTCCAATATAGT GTTGCTATTACTACAGAAGATAAAAGAACTGTCGAAGGCAAGGGCATTGGGAGAAAATTGATTGATAGGCTTTGCCAAACTTTCTCGTCTGAACTTGGTGATAAAAGGTTTGCCTATGATGGAGAGAGAACTTTGTATACAGTTGGTCCTTTGCCATTTGATAAGTTTGAGTTCAAAGTATTGCTTGAGGAATCATTTGCGAAGCA CCCTGGTGCTGATAATCCTGGTGCCAATGGAAGCCCTCATGAAGAAACCAAAAGGTCAAAGCATTCTTTTCAGTCCAAGGCGTTCATAGTGGAGATAAGTTTTGCTGTCAAAATACCCCTGCGGTTCATTGCTCTTCCCCTAGAAGAGGTTGAGTCAGATACTAACTATCAGGATGCTTTGAGAGTGCTTGATATTGCACTGAGGCAGCAAGCAGCTAACAG AGGGTGTCTCTTGGTAAGACAATCTTTTTTTCAAGATGATGCAAGGAACTTCAGTGAGATCGGAGGCAATTTGATGGCAGTTCGTGGTTTTCATTCTAGTTTTCGTCCAATGCTGGGTGGATTGTCTCTCAATATGG ATGTGTCCACAACAGTGGTCTTAAAAGCTGGACCTGTAATTGAATTTCTTCTTTATAACCAGAATGTGAAGGAAACCCGTTACATTGACTGGGCAAAG GCAAAAAAGGTGCTTAAAAATTTAAGAGTGCATGCAAAACATCGTAACCAGGAATTTAAAGTTTCCGGCTTGAGTGAGAAACCTTGCATTCAACAACT TTTTAGCATGAAGTTGAGGAATGATGATGACAAAAATCAAGGGGAGACAATCAATATTACTGTATATGAGTATTTTGCTAAACACCACGGCTTGAAGCTGACCTCTTCTGCTTATCTTCCATGCCTTGATGTTGGGAAGCCAAACCGGCCTATTTATCTGCCTTTGGag CTATGTTCTCTTGTTTCACTCCAGCGGTACACGAAGGCATTATCTCCAATTCAGAAAGCATCTTTAATTGAAAAATCACGCCAAAAACCTCAAGACAAGATCAAGACTCTGACAAAT GCTGTAGGAAATAATTCCTATGATCATGACCCTGTACTTGCTGCATGTGGAATTTATGTTGACAAGAAATTGATTGAGGTTGAAGGTCGTGTTCTTGAGCCACCAAAG TTGAAGGTTGGAAAGAATGATGATTGCTTCCCCAATAATGGAAGGTGGAGTTTCAGTAAAAAG ACACTTCTACAACCATCACACATTGATTACTGGGCTGTTGTCAACTTTTCTGCACGTTGTGATACCAGTTACTTATCGAGGGAGCTGATCAAATGTGGAATGAGCAAGGGCATT AATATTGAATGCCCATATACTTTAATAGAAGAAGAACCACTGATGAAAAAATCTAGTGCTGTTGCAAGGGTTGAAAAGATGTTTGAGCGGCTTACATCAAAGCTGACAAGAGAACCAAAGTTAATTCTCTGTGTCTTGCCAGAGAAGAAACATTGTGAAATTTATG GGCCTTGGAAGAAGAAGTGTCTCAGTGATTTTGGTGTTGTCACACAGTGCATTTGTCCTCTCAAGATCACTGATCAATACCTTACAAATGTACTTCTTAAAATCAACTCTAAG CTTGGAGGAGTAAATTCTTTGCTGGCAATAGAGCACTCTGGGCATCTACCCCTGATTAAAGATACCCCAACAATGATTTTGGGAATGGATGTTTCTCATGGTCCTCCTGGTCAGTCAAATCTTCCATCGATAGCAGCA GTTGCAGGATCACGATGTTGGCCACTGATTTCAAGGTATAGAGCATCTGCAAGAACACAGTCATCTAAGGAGGAGATGATTGATGCCTTGTGCAAGCCTGTGGATGAAGAGAATGATAATGGTATTATCAG AGAATTGCTTCTAGATTTCTACGAATCAAGTGATAAATGTAAACCATCTCAAATTATTGTCTTCAG GGATGGAGTTAGTGAATCACAATTTAATCAGGTTTTGAATGTTGAGCTTAACCAGATAAAGAAG GCGTACGAACTTCTTGAGGCTGTCATTATTCCCAAGTTCACGGTAATTGTGGCGCAGAAGAATCATCATACGAAGTTGTTTCTAGCTAATGGTCCAGAAAATGTTCCTCCTG GGACTGTTGTTGACACAAAAATCACACATCCAAGGAATTATGATTTTTACATGTGTGCTCATCAAGGGATCCAT GGAACTTCCAAGCCTGTGCATTATCATGTGCTGCTCGACGAGATCGGTTTCTCGGTAGATGGCTTACAAAATTTGATCCATTCGCTGTCTTATGT GAACCAAAGGAGTACAATTGCAACCTCAATTG TGGCACCTATATGCTATGCACACCATGCTGCAGCTCAGATGGGGCAAATGTTAAATTTTGATGATTTGTCAGAAAAATCTTCAGATGTTACTTCAGAGGGAAACATTCCCATTCCAGAGCTTCCAAGGTTGCATAGGAATGTCAAGAGTACCATGTTCTTCTGTTGA